One genomic segment of Hemibagrus wyckioides isolate EC202008001 linkage group LG08, SWU_Hwy_1.0, whole genome shotgun sequence includes these proteins:
- the neil3 gene encoding endonuclease 8-like 3 isoform X1 yields the protein MYFGGRALRLHFGMDGSMRINTAERKDSRGSPPTLIISLTEDTLTFYNTTAEIRLSEDCREKVRLMASLDVCSPSFSVCAAVEAVCRESGRSVCDVLLDQSVLPGVGNIIKNEALFLTALNPVVKVNQLKPELLQHLVKMTRDFTLLFYQCRKSGSALYKHCKVYKRSSCGQCSAAVTVCRLRNDNRMTYFCSRCQTEDPTEIDISKLPRLTTLPRQASQKSVQDVDQVATKEEEEWSCDLCTLINRPIIKFCEACMNPRPQGHTEAVKDPPFFSELIRFPHNTFSKPQQEVKLNCRAAFGNTTLVLSDLGAGPATPPSHTADRRTGVGLGSDSSTATIRTRPTGPHGSKRASYGFPSIPSKRRKTESGEPGRLTGAEPQGEKQQTSGTTSQPTIPCCTTHHRPAVLRVVTKEGENKGRQFYTCPLPRGSQCHFFQWADLHFPTCHHGKRSLMRSVLKLGPNNGRRFYVCSLKQGKQCEFFQWAEQNS from the exons ATGTACTTCGGAGGTCGAGCGttaag gcTGCACTTTGGGATGGACGGCTCCATGCGTATAAACACGGCGGAGAGAAAAGACAGCAGAGGAAGTCCTCCGACTCTCATCATCTCCCTCACTGAAGACACGCTGACCTTCTACAACACCACCGCTGAAATCCG actcTCAGAGGACTGCAGGGAGAAGGTGCGTCTCATGGCGAGTCTGGACGTCTGTTCTCCGAgcttcagtgtgtgtgctgcGGTGGAGGCGGTGTGTAGAGAGAGTGGACGCAGTGTGTGTGACGTCCTGCTGGATCAGTCGGTTCTGCCCGGAGTCGGGAACATCATCAAGAACGAGGCGCTCTTTCTCACCGCTCTGAATCCTGTGGTCAAG gtgaatCAGCTTAAGCCTGAACTGCTCCAGCACCTGGTGAAGATGACCAGAGATTTCACACTGCTCTTTTATCAG TGTCGGAAAAGTGGCTCGGCGCTCTATAAGCACTGTAAAGTGTATAAGCGCTCCAGCTGTGGTCAGTGCAGTGCTGCGGTCACCGTGTGTCGGTTAAGGAATGACAACAGGATGACGTACTTCTGCTCACGCTGCCAGACTGAAGATCCCACTGAAATCGACATCAG TAAACTCCCCAGGCTGACCACTCTACCTAGACAGGCGAGTCAGAAATCTGTGCAGGACGTCGACCAGGTCGCCacaaaagaggaagaagagtgGTCATGTGACCTCTGCACTCTGATTAACCGACCAATCATCAAGTTCTGTGAAGCGTGCATGAATCCTCGACCGCAGG GTCATACAGAAGCAGTGAAGGATCCTCCCTTCTTTAGTGAACTTATCCGCTTCCCTCACAACACTTTCTCCAAACCTCAGCAGGAAGTGAAGCTCAACTGCAGGGCTGCTTTCGGGAACACCACCCTCGTCCTGTCTGACCTCGGCGCCGGACCCGCTACACCTCCGAGTCACACCGCTGACCGCAGGACCGGCGTAGGGCTAGGGAGCGACTCCAGCACAGCTACGATCAGGACACGGCCCACAGGACCTCACGGCTCCAAACGGGCCTCGTATGGATTTCCCAGCATTCCGAGCAAGAGGAGGAAGACAGAGAGCGGAGAGCCGGGACGTCTGACCGGAGCCGAGCCGCAGGGTGAGAAGCAGCAGACTTCAGG CACTACATCACAACCCACAATCCCTTGCTGCACCACTCACCATCGCCCCGCCGTCCTCAGGGTGGTCACTAAAGAGGGAGAGAATAAAGGACGACAATTCTACACCTGCCCCCTTCCCCGAGGATCCCAGTGTCACTTCTTCCag TGGGCGGATCTTCACTTCCCCACGTGTCATCATGGTAAACGCTCCCTGATGAGAAGTGTCCTGAAGCTGGGGCCGAATAACGGCCGGCGGTTTTACGTTTGTTCGCTGAAACAGGGGAAGCAGTGCGAGTTCTTCCAGTGGGCGGAGCAAAACTCGTGA
- the neil3 gene encoding endonuclease 8-like 3 isoform X3, translating into MVEGPGCTLTGEKIRSRVKKGQKVLQIRGNAVSVCVCGGQGDLFQCFGGGQYTGVQTLGKELFMYFGGRALRLHFGMDGSMRINTAERKDSRGSPPTLIISLTEDTLTFYNTTAEIRLSEDCREKVRLMASLDVCSPSFSVCAAVEAVCRESGRSVCDVLLDQSVLPGVGNIIKNEALFLTALNPVVKVNQLKPELLQHLVKMTRDFTLLFYQCRKSGSALYKHCKVYKRSSCGQCSAAVTVCRLRNDNRMTYFCSRCQTEDPTEIDISKLPRLTTLPRQASQKSVQDVDQVATKEEEEWSCDLCTLINRPIIKFCEACMNPRPQGHTEAVKDPPFFSELIRFPHNTFSKPQQEVKLNCRAAFGNTTLVLSDLGAGPATPPSHTADRRTGVGLGSDSSTATIRTRPTGPHGSKRASYGFPSIPSKRRKTESGEPGRLTGAEPQGEKQQTSGTTSQPTIPCCTTHHRPAVLRVVTKEGENKGRQFYTCPLPRGSQCHFFQWADLHFPTCHHGKRSLMRSVLKLGPNNGRRFYVCSLKQGKQCEFFQWAEQNS; encoded by the exons ATGGTGGAGGGACCGGGCTGCACACTGACCGGAGAGAAAATCCGCTCCAGAGTGAAAAAGGGACAAAAAGTGCTGCAAATTAGAGGAAAcgcagtaagtgtgtgtgtgt gtggtGGTCAGGGAGACTTGTTCCAGTGTTTTGGGGGTGGTCAGTACACCGGAGTGCAGACACTCGGTAAAGAACTCTTCATGTACTTCGGAGGTCGAGCGttaag gcTGCACTTTGGGATGGACGGCTCCATGCGTATAAACACGGCGGAGAGAAAAGACAGCAGAGGAAGTCCTCCGACTCTCATCATCTCCCTCACTGAAGACACGCTGACCTTCTACAACACCACCGCTGAAATCCG actcTCAGAGGACTGCAGGGAGAAGGTGCGTCTCATGGCGAGTCTGGACGTCTGTTCTCCGAgcttcagtgtgtgtgctgcGGTGGAGGCGGTGTGTAGAGAGAGTGGACGCAGTGTGTGTGACGTCCTGCTGGATCAGTCGGTTCTGCCCGGAGTCGGGAACATCATCAAGAACGAGGCGCTCTTTCTCACCGCTCTGAATCCTGTGGTCAAG gtgaatCAGCTTAAGCCTGAACTGCTCCAGCACCTGGTGAAGATGACCAGAGATTTCACACTGCTCTTTTATCAG TGTCGGAAAAGTGGCTCGGCGCTCTATAAGCACTGTAAAGTGTATAAGCGCTCCAGCTGTGGTCAGTGCAGTGCTGCGGTCACCGTGTGTCGGTTAAGGAATGACAACAGGATGACGTACTTCTGCTCACGCTGCCAGACTGAAGATCCCACTGAAATCGACATCAG TAAACTCCCCAGGCTGACCACTCTACCTAGACAGGCGAGTCAGAAATCTGTGCAGGACGTCGACCAGGTCGCCacaaaagaggaagaagagtgGTCATGTGACCTCTGCACTCTGATTAACCGACCAATCATCAAGTTCTGTGAAGCGTGCATGAATCCTCGACCGCAGG GTCATACAGAAGCAGTGAAGGATCCTCCCTTCTTTAGTGAACTTATCCGCTTCCCTCACAACACTTTCTCCAAACCTCAGCAGGAAGTGAAGCTCAACTGCAGGGCTGCTTTCGGGAACACCACCCTCGTCCTGTCTGACCTCGGCGCCGGACCCGCTACACCTCCGAGTCACACCGCTGACCGCAGGACCGGCGTAGGGCTAGGGAGCGACTCCAGCACAGCTACGATCAGGACACGGCCCACAGGACCTCACGGCTCCAAACGGGCCTCGTATGGATTTCCCAGCATTCCGAGCAAGAGGAGGAAGACAGAGAGCGGAGAGCCGGGACGTCTGACCGGAGCCGAGCCGCAGGGTGAGAAGCAGCAGACTTCAGG CACTACATCACAACCCACAATCCCTTGCTGCACCACTCACCATCGCCCCGCCGTCCTCAGGGTGGTCACTAAAGAGGGAGAGAATAAAGGACGACAATTCTACACCTGCCCCCTTCCCCGAGGATCCCAGTGTCACTTCTTCCag TGGGCGGATCTTCACTTCCCCACGTGTCATCATGGTAAACGCTCCCTGATGAGAAGTGTCCTGAAGCTGGGGCCGAATAACGGCCGGCGGTTTTACGTTTGTTCGCTGAAACAGGGGAAGCAGTGCGAGTTCTTCCAGTGGGCGGAGCAAAACTCGTGA
- the neil3 gene encoding endonuclease 8-like 3 isoform X2, translating into MYFGGRALRLHFGMDGSMRINTAERKDSRGSPPTLIISLTEDTLTFYNTTAEIRLSEDCREKVRLMASLDVCSPSFSVCAAVEAVCRESGRSVCDVLLDQSVLPGVGNIIKNEALFLTALNPVVKVNQLKPELLQHLVKMTRDFTLLFYQCRKSGSALYKHCKVYKRSSCGQCSAAVTVCRLRNDNRMTYFCSRCQTEDPTEIDISKLPRLTTLPRQASQKSVQDVDQVATKEEEEWSCDLCTLINRPIIKFCEACMNPRPQGHTEAVKDPPFFSELIRFPHNTFSKPQQEVKLNCRAAFGNTTLVLSDLGAGPATPPSHTADRRTGVGLGSDSSTATIRTRPTGPHGSKRASYGFPSIPSKRRKTESGEPGRLTGAEPQALHHNPQSLAAPLTIAPPSSGWSLKRERIKDDNSTPAPFPEDPSVTSSSGRIFTSPRVIMVNAP; encoded by the exons ATGTACTTCGGAGGTCGAGCGttaag gcTGCACTTTGGGATGGACGGCTCCATGCGTATAAACACGGCGGAGAGAAAAGACAGCAGAGGAAGTCCTCCGACTCTCATCATCTCCCTCACTGAAGACACGCTGACCTTCTACAACACCACCGCTGAAATCCG actcTCAGAGGACTGCAGGGAGAAGGTGCGTCTCATGGCGAGTCTGGACGTCTGTTCTCCGAgcttcagtgtgtgtgctgcGGTGGAGGCGGTGTGTAGAGAGAGTGGACGCAGTGTGTGTGACGTCCTGCTGGATCAGTCGGTTCTGCCCGGAGTCGGGAACATCATCAAGAACGAGGCGCTCTTTCTCACCGCTCTGAATCCTGTGGTCAAG gtgaatCAGCTTAAGCCTGAACTGCTCCAGCACCTGGTGAAGATGACCAGAGATTTCACACTGCTCTTTTATCAG TGTCGGAAAAGTGGCTCGGCGCTCTATAAGCACTGTAAAGTGTATAAGCGCTCCAGCTGTGGTCAGTGCAGTGCTGCGGTCACCGTGTGTCGGTTAAGGAATGACAACAGGATGACGTACTTCTGCTCACGCTGCCAGACTGAAGATCCCACTGAAATCGACATCAG TAAACTCCCCAGGCTGACCACTCTACCTAGACAGGCGAGTCAGAAATCTGTGCAGGACGTCGACCAGGTCGCCacaaaagaggaagaagagtgGTCATGTGACCTCTGCACTCTGATTAACCGACCAATCATCAAGTTCTGTGAAGCGTGCATGAATCCTCGACCGCAGG GTCATACAGAAGCAGTGAAGGATCCTCCCTTCTTTAGTGAACTTATCCGCTTCCCTCACAACACTTTCTCCAAACCTCAGCAGGAAGTGAAGCTCAACTGCAGGGCTGCTTTCGGGAACACCACCCTCGTCCTGTCTGACCTCGGCGCCGGACCCGCTACACCTCCGAGTCACACCGCTGACCGCAGGACCGGCGTAGGGCTAGGGAGCGACTCCAGCACAGCTACGATCAGGACACGGCCCACAGGACCTCACGGCTCCAAACGGGCCTCGTATGGATTTCCCAGCATTCCGAGCAAGAGGAGGAAGACAGAGAGCGGAGAGCCGGGACGTCTGACCGGAGCCGAGCCGCAGG CACTACATCACAACCCACAATCCCTTGCTGCACCACTCACCATCGCCCCGCCGTCCTCAGGGTGGTCACTAAAGAGGGAGAGAATAAAGGACGACAATTCTACACCTGCCCCCTTCCCCGAGGATCCCAGTGTCACTTCTTCCag TGGGCGGATCTTCACTTCCCCACGTGTCATCATGGTAAACGCTCCCTGA
- the gask1b gene encoding Golgi-associated kinase 1B — protein sequence MEKHLVRPGMRAHTLVLLTCFSFWRFLRSLWRSSRSRRALLLAFACLLYLFCLELWIIRGDHDRNLTEGRRWMLERIPGSPSPTRSNVVYITLKTKKHKPSILRATLRPKSRRKKARNVKNQSREADHHHGEETLRHAESRDPWRQALHSFYKPRQLSDDDENTGSSIRIYSQKSPPWLSQADIDTMRFLSKCRIGRVEVLEPENASPMLLFKSGRGFNRSSAHTGECDGRCGVIKRPEDISEVFAFHLDRILGLNRSLVTISRRFRALDGQLCPVTLFDPSVVTVAESSSGSLRWSSYQTWLQYRCWQRGVPKPEWSCGSLHHHEWSKVTLFDFLLQNHQRLDRNCCGFRPRPQDSCVQLGYHRDCGHEDKLELSHIVHRKNDPRRLVYVNNHAFFDRDEENLDFRLLEGIKELPEVAVSVLRSQRLRQNLLQSLFVDEQFWENQGGRRGIDKLIDVIERRARVLLRYINAHGINIITMNS from the exons ATGGAGAAACATCTGGTCCGTCCTGgtatgcgcgcgcacacactcgtCCTTCTGACCTGCTTCTCCTTTTGGAGATTCTTAAGATCCCTCTGGAGATCCTCCAGGTCCAGGAGAGCTTTACTTCTCGCCTTTGCCTGCTTGCTCTACCTCTTCTGCTTGGAGTTGTGGATCATCCGTGGAGATCATGACCGAAACCTGACCGAGGGCAGGAGATGGATGTTGGAAAGGATTCCAGGTTCTCCGTCTCCAACGCGCTCCAACGTGGTTTACATCACCCtcaaaaccaaaaaacacaaaCCCTCCATCTTGAGAGCGACGCTGCGTCCCAAATCACGTAGGAAGAAGGCGAGGAACGTGAAGAACCAAAGCCGAGAAGCAGACCACCATCATGGAGAAGAAACGCTGAGGCATGCTGAATCTAGAGACCCCTGGAGACAGGCCCTCCATTCATTTTATAAACCAAGACAGCTGAGTGATGATGACGAGAACACTGGAAGCTCCATCAGGATCTACAGCCAAAAATCTCCACCGTGGTTGAGCCAAGCTGATATAGACACCATGCGATTCCTCTCCAAGTGCAGAATCGGTCGTGTGGAAGTTCTCGAACCGGAGAACGCTTCTCCCATGCTCCTGTTTAAGAGTGGGAGAGGCTTTAACCGGAGCTCGGCccacacaggagagtgtgatggaCGATGTGGGGTCATTAAGAGACCTGAGGACATAAGTGAAGTGTTCGCTTTCCACCTGGACCGAATTTTAGGGCTCAACCGGAGTTTAGTGACCATCAGCAGGAGGTTCCGTGCTCTGG ACGGTCAGCTGTGTCCGGTGACCCTGTTCGACCCGTCTGTCGTCACGGTGGCCGAGTCGAGCTCAGGTTCTCTTAGGTGGAGCTCGTATCAGACGTGGTTACAGTACCGGTGCTGGCAGCGCGGTGTTCCCAAACCCGAGTGGAGCTGCGGCAGCCTTCATCATCACGAGTGGAGCAAAGTGACGCTGTTCGACTTCCTGCTGCAG AATCACCAGCGTCTGGACAGGAACTGCTGCGGCttcaggccacgcccacaggACAGCTGCGTCCAGCTCGGCTATCACAGAGACTGCGGTCATGAGGACAAGCTCGAGCTTTCACACATCGTCCATCGCAAGAACGACCCCAGACGCCTCGTCTACGTCAACAACCACGCCTTCTTCGACCGGGACGAAGAAAACCTTGACTTCAGACTGCTTGAGGGAATCAAAGA actccCTGAAGTAGCAGTGAGTGTGTTGCGCTCTCAGCGTCTCAGACAGAACCTCCTGCAGTCTCTGTTTGTGGATGAACAGTTCTGGGAGAATCAGGGAGGACGTCGAGGCATCGACAAGCTCATTGACGTGATCGAGAGGCGAGCGAGAGTCTTACTGCGCTACATCAACGCTCACggcatcaacatcatcaccatgaaCTCCTGA